In the Paenibacillus pabuli genome, one interval contains:
- a CDS encoding diacylglycerol kinase produces the protein MKKARLIYNPTSGREEMKKRLADVLQRLDQGGIEASVHATTGEGDATREAELAIERGYDMIIAAGGDGTLYEVINGMAERENRPPLGVFPLGTTNDFARALGIPRQWEDYVDLVIKQQTRPLDLGKANDKYFINIAGGGSLTELTYEVPSRLKTMIGQLAYYMKGIEKMASLSPQELIIRAAGQEEIHDEFMLFLIANTNSVGGFEKLAPGATIDDGLFDVIGVRKCNLADMIRLVTLALRGEHLNDKKVIHFQTDYMEVTSPGYVQLNLDGELGGTLPATFQNLQHHLLLYR, from the coding sequence ATGAAAAAGGCTCGCTTAATATATAATCCGACTTCAGGCCGGGAAGAAATGAAGAAACGTCTGGCTGATGTGCTGCAGCGTTTGGATCAAGGTGGAATTGAAGCTTCAGTACATGCAACAACGGGTGAGGGAGATGCAACCCGGGAAGCAGAGCTCGCGATTGAACGTGGGTATGACATGATTATTGCCGCAGGCGGCGATGGTACGCTGTACGAAGTCATCAACGGCATGGCCGAGCGGGAGAACCGTCCGCCGCTGGGTGTATTCCCTTTGGGAACAACAAATGATTTTGCGCGTGCACTCGGGATCCCGAGACAGTGGGAAGATTATGTGGATCTGGTCATTAAACAGCAGACGCGTCCGCTCGATCTGGGTAAGGCGAATGATAAATATTTCATTAATATCGCAGGCGGTGGCTCGTTGACCGAACTGACATATGAGGTGCCAAGCCGTCTGAAAACGATGATTGGCCAGCTTGCCTATTATATGAAGGGCATTGAGAAAATGGCCAGTCTGTCTCCGCAGGAGCTGATTATCCGCGCGGCAGGCCAGGAAGAGATACATGACGAGTTCATGCTGTTCCTGATCGCCAATACGAATTCCGTCGGGGGATTCGAGAAGCTTGCACCAGGGGCAACGATAGACGATGGGCTGTTCGATGTCATCGGTGTGCGCAAATGTAATCTGGCCGATATGATTCGTCTCGTTACGCTTGCACTGCGCGGAGAACATCTGAACGATAAGAAAGTGATTCATTTCCAGACGGATTATATGGAAGTGACATCGCCGGGATACGTACAGCTGAACCTGGATGGGGAGCTTGGCGGCACTTTGCCTGCGACGTTCCAGAACCTCCAGCACCACCTGCTGCTGTATCGTTAA
- a CDS encoding DUF4395 domain-containing protein, which yields MREVPMRYVKANQVGIVLFVLLSFGFNQPLILGALWIIQVVGLVSGGKLNLFVQIGKAVLKGKGSETQAVELQRFNNILAVVFLSLALISFSWGWQVAGYLFSGMLLLAASAALLGYCVGCTVYFWYKQLRAGRRIGF from the coding sequence ATGCGGGAAGTGCCTATGCGTTATGTCAAAGCGAATCAGGTCGGAATTGTGCTGTTTGTACTCCTATCGTTTGGGTTCAATCAACCGCTGATCTTGGGTGCGTTATGGATCATTCAGGTGGTCGGGCTCGTCTCTGGCGGAAAGCTGAATTTATTTGTCCAGATCGGGAAGGCTGTGCTTAAGGGAAAAGGTTCGGAAACCCAGGCGGTAGAGCTGCAGCGCTTCAATAATATTCTGGCGGTCGTATTCCTGTCTCTTGCTCTCATCTCCTTCTCCTGGGGCTGGCAGGTAGCCGGTTATCTATTTTCCGGGATGCTCCTACTTGCTGCAAGTGCAGCACTGCTCGGTTACTGTGTGGGCTGCACCGTTTATTTCTGGTACAAACAGCTTCGTGCAGGCAGACGAATCGGCTTCTAA
- a CDS encoding ketopantoate reductase family protein, with protein MKVLVYGAGVLGSQLAHVLVRGGNDVTILARGKRAEELERDGVVIRHVFQFRTTVDPVRVTRELKAEDVYDLIFVVMKYNDFPSVLPILANNRSTNIVIVGNNADARSMQTYLEDNSPVDKRVAFGFHVSGGKRHQDRMMSIGGGKGLMVIGALDGKISFQSLLNQAFARAKYKLDVSEDIDAWLKSHLIPILMLNAVSFNKERELKKLEGNREQLLHMIGALDEGIAVLEAMGIDMIPRAQAKLIRKHKRLLYLLLKIYSMLPVHKLVAGSYGEIEAMDRAFTDWKSIANVPTPHWDALRRDFTIL; from the coding sequence ATGAAAGTATTGGTCTATGGTGCGGGCGTGTTAGGCAGTCAGCTGGCCCACGTTCTGGTACGTGGAGGAAATGATGTTACCATTCTGGCGAGAGGGAAACGGGCTGAGGAATTGGAGAGGGATGGCGTGGTCATTCGGCATGTATTTCAGTTTAGAACGACGGTTGATCCGGTTCGGGTAACAAGAGAATTAAAGGCGGAAGATGTTTACGATCTCATTTTCGTGGTCATGAAATATAATGATTTTCCATCGGTGTTACCTATTCTCGCGAATAACCGGAGCACCAACATCGTGATTGTAGGAAACAATGCAGATGCACGAAGCATGCAGACCTATCTCGAAGACAACAGCCCAGTGGATAAGCGAGTTGCGTTTGGTTTTCACGTTAGCGGCGGGAAGCGTCACCAAGATCGAATGATGTCCATAGGCGGAGGAAAGGGGCTAATGGTGATTGGCGCACTGGACGGTAAGATTTCTTTTCAGTCTCTGCTGAATCAGGCCTTTGCGCGAGCAAAGTATAAGCTGGATGTGAGTGAGGATATTGACGCTTGGCTGAAGAGTCACCTCATCCCGATTCTGATGTTGAATGCAGTAAGTTTCAATAAAGAGCGAGAGTTGAAGAAGCTGGAGGGAAACCGAGAGCAGCTCCTGCACATGATCGGTGCCTTGGATGAGGGAATTGCTGTACTGGAGGCGATGGGCATCGACATGATTCCCCGAGCACAGGCGAAGCTGATCCGCAAGCATAAGCGGCTGCTGTATCTTTTGCTGAAGATCTACAGCATGCTTCCAGTGCATAAACTGGTTGCAGGTTCTTATGGCGAAATAGAGGCAATGGACCGGGCATTTACCGATTGGAAAAGCATAGCGAATGTACCTACACCCCATTGGGATGCACTCCGAAGGGATTTTACCATCCTATAA
- a CDS encoding TetR/AcrR family transcriptional regulator, whose amino-acid sequence MDRRVLKTRKAIMEAFVGLLDEKDFEQMTINDIADRANVNRGTIYLHYTDKYDLLDRCIETYLQQLVDSCMIDHYPTPMTAKDALLRTFRYLEEHAAIYTTLLTKKGIPAFRSKIMTIMIQGVEEQMDACGVQGGMSKEITIQFLASAAVGLLEWWIMNAMPYSAEDMVDQLIALLELHLSLPALVVQG is encoded by the coding sequence ATGGATAGACGCGTACTTAAAACCAGAAAGGCCATCATGGAGGCTTTTGTCGGATTGCTGGATGAGAAGGATTTCGAGCAAATGACGATCAATGATATCGCAGATCGCGCCAATGTTAACCGGGGAACGATCTATCTGCATTATACAGACAAGTATGATCTGCTGGACCGCTGTATCGAGACGTACCTGCAGCAATTGGTGGACAGCTGCATGATTGATCATTATCCAACGCCAATGACGGCAAAAGACGCGCTGCTGCGAACCTTCCGTTATCTCGAGGAACATGCAGCCATCTATACCACCCTCCTCACGAAAAAAGGGATTCCGGCCTTCCGGAGCAAGATCATGACGATTATGATTCAGGGCGTCGAGGAACAGATGGATGCGTGCGGCGTTCAGGGAGGCATGAGCAAAGAGATCACTATACAGTTTCTGGCTTCTGCTGCCGTGGGTCTGCTGGAATGGTGGATTATGAATGCCATGCCTTATTCTGCAGAGGATATGGTCGACCAATTAATTGCGTTATTGGAGCTCCATCTGAGCCTGCCTGCACTCGTGGTTCAAGGATAA
- a CDS encoding sirohydrochlorin chelatase, with the protein MKKPGVLIISHGSQEQTWVESVDDAVSRLNLPDDLPVEASFLELVEGRLIQDGINRLEAQSVTDILVVPLFVSSGSTHVDEIEYAIGAKEAPERETDLEPFQVTARVHFGYPVDNDPDIAVMVWDKVKSLSREPKQETILLVGHGSIHDGFRQRWETGISSLAQRVQDVSGVAHTDYALLNPESVYDKAKHWSQEQGTRVIVAPLFLSAGYFTMNVIPGRLKELDYAYSGETLLPHPLLGNWLERQIQLLLDRCNEGKALS; encoded by the coding sequence ATGAAGAAACCGGGTGTACTGATCATTAGTCACGGTTCTCAGGAGCAGACCTGGGTAGAATCCGTCGATGACGCGGTCTCCCGGCTTAATCTGCCTGACGATCTGCCTGTTGAAGCTTCATTTCTTGAACTTGTGGAAGGACGCCTGATCCAGGACGGTATCAACCGACTGGAAGCACAGAGCGTAACCGATATATTGGTCGTACCGCTATTCGTTTCGTCTGGCAGCACTCATGTGGATGAGATTGAATATGCGATCGGCGCGAAGGAAGCACCGGAACGGGAAACGGATCTGGAACCCTTTCAGGTAACTGCAAGGGTACACTTCGGTTATCCTGTGGATAACGACCCGGATATTGCCGTGATGGTGTGGGATAAGGTGAAATCGCTGTCCCGGGAGCCGAAGCAGGAGACAATTCTACTGGTTGGGCACGGGAGCATTCACGATGGATTCCGTCAACGCTGGGAGACAGGCATCTCCTCACTCGCACAGCGGGTGCAGGATGTCAGTGGCGTTGCCCATACGGATTATGCACTCCTCAATCCGGAGAGTGTGTATGACAAGGCAAAACACTGGAGCCAGGAGCAGGGAACCCGCGTTATTGTGGCGCCGCTGTTTTTGAGTGCCGGTTATTTTACCATGAACGTCATTCCGGGCAGGCTGAAGGAACTGGACTATGCCTACAGCGGTGAGACGCTGCTGCCGCATCCGCTCCTGGGAAACTGGCTGGAGCGTCAAATTCAACTTTTACTGGACAGATGTAATGAGGGTAAGGCCCTTTCTTAA
- a CDS encoding YerC/YecD family TrpR-related protein, whose translation MQLKKLNDKSIEQLFEAILTLKDIEECYVFFDDLCTVNEIQSMSQRLEVARMLGKGNTYNQIEAETGASTATISRVKRCLNYGNDGYKMTLERLGR comes from the coding sequence ATGCAGCTGAAAAAGCTAAATGATAAAAGTATTGAACAACTATTTGAGGCCATTCTCACTCTGAAAGATATTGAGGAGTGCTACGTGTTTTTTGATGACCTCTGCACGGTGAACGAGATTCAATCCATGTCCCAGCGGCTGGAAGTTGCTCGTATGCTTGGTAAAGGCAACACGTATAATCAGATTGAAGCAGAGACAGGAGCTAGTACAGCTACGATCTCCCGCGTGAAGCGCTGCCTGAACTACGGCAATGATGGCTATAAAATGACATTAGAACGTCTGGGTCGCTAA
- a CDS encoding tyrosine protein kinase → MPQHYYHRQPTPRQRPSSYSQRQAHTSAYAPPGAVQRSLNETQVQPMYPGVEPYYPAYGEVEASALVPYGQGAPGGNLYSGGVPVAPPVPIETPAASSGSGFSLANLGELKGMIDRFGGIDGIMNGIGKMQKVVGGIQQMAPMMKLVMGILPFGKGKNKSSSPAEADYEEYTPPRRPRKRRKKTTSAPRRRSSNTTRRKTSSTKRRSSGSKR, encoded by the coding sequence ATGCCACAGCATTATTATCATCGCCAGCCCACACCACGGCAGCGTCCGTCTTCCTATTCACAGCGACAGGCGCATACTTCTGCCTATGCTCCGCCCGGTGCGGTACAGCGTTCATTGAATGAAACCCAAGTTCAACCGATGTACCCCGGAGTAGAACCCTACTATCCGGCCTACGGTGAAGTGGAGGCATCTGCACTTGTACCTTATGGGCAAGGTGCACCTGGCGGCAACTTGTATAGCGGCGGTGTACCCGTTGCTCCCCCAGTTCCGATTGAGACACCTGCTGCTTCCAGTGGTTCCGGGTTCTCTCTCGCGAATCTCGGTGAGTTAAAAGGAATGATCGACCGCTTCGGCGGCATCGACGGCATCATGAATGGTATTGGAAAAATGCAGAAGGTTGTCGGCGGCATTCAACAAATGGCTCCAATGATGAAGCTGGTTATGGGCATTCTGCCTTTTGGAAAAGGGAAAAACAAGAGCAGCAGCCCAGCGGAGGCCGACTATGAGGAATATACACCGCCTCGCCGTCCGCGCAAGCGGCGCAAGAAGACGACTTCCGCCCCACGCCGCCGCAGCAGCAATACGACTCGGCGCAAAACAAGTTCCACCAAGCGCCGTTCCTCAGGCAGCAAACGCTAA
- a CDS encoding DNA alkylation repair protein — MELFKDKYTPGLIDRIGELLHQYYPTLDKTRFRDLVFAEDWEQAEFKARIRRITLALTEVLPSAYEEALHVLEQAAPQLRGVEYLFVPDFIEVNGLAPEHYELSMKYLTVFTPYSSSEFAVRPFIERYPIESMKRMMEWTSSENEHIRRLASEGSRPRLPWGSKLRSLIADPTPALPILHALKQDESLYVRKSVANHLNDISKDHPDLVLDLASTWYGQHPHTDWIVRHASRSLLKKGQPKALALFGYIEQDAVHVEHLQLVRDTIAVGEELEFTFDVVNASGQPQMLRIEYEIGYMKANGKQAPKRFKCSDKTYPAGRSKVATKQSFKVITTRRYYAGLHTLTIVVNGQPTASAAFILE; from the coding sequence ATGGAACTGTTTAAGGATAAATATACGCCCGGATTAATTGACCGAATCGGCGAACTGCTGCATCAGTATTACCCTACCCTAGACAAAACGCGCTTCCGCGACCTTGTGTTTGCCGAAGACTGGGAACAAGCCGAATTCAAGGCACGCATTCGCCGGATTACACTTGCCCTGACCGAAGTACTGCCCTCTGCCTATGAAGAGGCACTGCATGTACTTGAACAGGCGGCACCACAGCTGCGGGGGGTCGAGTATTTGTTTGTCCCTGATTTTATTGAGGTGAACGGACTCGCACCTGAACACTACGAATTGTCCATGAAGTATCTAACGGTCTTCACACCTTATTCCAGCTCGGAGTTCGCCGTGCGCCCGTTTATTGAACGGTATCCGATCGAGTCGATGAAACGGATGATGGAATGGACAAGCAGTGAGAACGAGCATATTCGCAGGCTTGCCAGCGAAGGCAGTCGCCCTCGTTTGCCATGGGGTTCCAAGCTGCGCAGTTTGATTGCGGATCCAACGCCAGCCCTTCCCATTCTCCATGCTTTGAAACAGGACGAGTCCCTCTATGTACGGAAAAGTGTCGCAAACCATCTCAACGATATTTCAAAAGACCATCCTGATCTGGTTCTGGATCTCGCCTCCACCTGGTACGGTCAGCATCCACATACCGACTGGATTGTACGCCACGCAAGCCGTTCGCTGTTGAAAAAGGGGCAACCCAAAGCTCTCGCCCTCTTTGGCTATATTGAACAGGATGCGGTACACGTTGAGCATCTTCAGCTTGTACGGGATACGATTGCCGTTGGTGAAGAGCTGGAGTTCACGTTCGATGTGGTCAATGCGAGTGGTCAGCCTCAGATGCTGCGGATTGAATATGAGATCGGATATATGAAGGCCAACGGCAAGCAGGCCCCCAAACGTTTCAAATGCTCGGATAAAACGTATCCTGCGGGGAGAAGCAAGGTCGCTACGAAGCAATCGTTCAAAGTAATTACCACCAGACGGTACTATGCCGGACTTCACACATTAACGATTGTGGTCAACGGACAACCCACTGCTTCGGCAGCTTTCATTCTTGAATAA
- a CDS encoding SDR family oxidoreductase, which produces MQMKKTALITGANKGIGFETARQLGNMGYVVLLGARDMRKGEEAAQRLLNEGIEAYGIELDVTSQRTIETAVSHIEQTFGSLDILINNAGISVGGATPPSLIALDDIRETYNTNFFGMISVTQAMLPLVQQSPAGRIVNLTSGLGSLAYNSDPEHEHAQFNLLAYNSSKAAVNMFTVTLAKEFRDTPLKINAVDPGFTATDLNGFTGTNTVQQAAATIVKLAVLGDDGPTGGFYGSNGEIPW; this is translated from the coding sequence ATGCAAATGAAAAAGACCGCCCTCATTACGGGAGCAAACAAAGGAATTGGATTCGAAACGGCACGGCAGTTGGGAAATATGGGTTATGTTGTTCTCCTCGGAGCGAGAGACATGCGTAAAGGCGAGGAAGCCGCACAGAGACTACTAAACGAGGGAATCGAAGCCTATGGAATCGAGCTTGATGTTACGAGTCAAAGAACCATTGAGACAGCCGTCAGTCACATTGAACAAACGTTTGGCTCGCTCGACATTCTGATCAACAACGCAGGAATCTCTGTGGGCGGAGCTACCCCACCTAGCTTAATCGCTTTGGATGATATACGAGAAACCTATAATACGAACTTCTTCGGCATGATATCCGTAACGCAGGCGATGTTACCCTTAGTGCAGCAGTCCCCTGCAGGACGAATCGTTAACCTGACAAGCGGTCTGGGCTCACTCGCATACAATAGTGATCCCGAGCATGAACATGCACAATTCAATCTGCTCGCTTATAACAGCAGCAAAGCAGCCGTTAACATGTTTACCGTTACTCTTGCCAAGGAATTCAGAGATACACCACTTAAAATAAACGCTGTCGATCCAGGCTTTACAGCAACTGATCTAAATGGTTTTACAGGAACCAATACTGTGCAGCAAGCTGCCGCTACGATTGTGAAACTGGCTGTTCTCGGGGACGATGGCCCAACAGGAGGATTCTATGGGAGTAATGGAGAAATACCTTGGTAA
- a CDS encoding MerR family transcriptional regulator: MHDIPDIVTSIREAALLTGLTEDTIRYYEKVGLLPYAERKTNGHRQYSKDQILGIIFLTRLKSTGMTIEQMKHYRELSEQGADTLSVRYAILEEHQRKIQQDIANLHETSEIIAYKLQHYRELSEHPDLEDSNCNTST; the protein is encoded by the coding sequence ATGCATGACATACCCGACATCGTTACATCGATTCGCGAAGCTGCTCTGCTTACAGGGCTGACCGAAGATACGATCCGCTATTATGAAAAGGTTGGACTGCTCCCCTATGCAGAACGCAAAACAAACGGACATCGGCAATACAGCAAAGACCAGATTCTCGGCATTATTTTTTTGACCAGGCTTAAATCCACCGGGATGACCATCGAACAGATGAAACATTACCGTGAGCTGTCTGAGCAAGGTGCCGATACCCTATCCGTCAGATACGCGATCCTTGAGGAACATCAGCGTAAGATTCAGCAAGATATAGCTAATTTACATGAAACATCAGAGATCATAGCCTATAAGCTCCAACATTACCGAGAACTTTCGGAACATCCTGATCTTGAAGATTCGAACTGCAACACCAGTACCTAA
- the corA gene encoding magnesium/cobalt transporter CorA, whose product MIRTLAITRDHQVSINIPLTQLDLKDYAWVWADFNQPSEEESRLLDTYFHFHPLAIEDCLHVLQRPKLDYYDNLQFLVLHALNPTTLEAEEVDLFLGSNFLVSFHHGVLEEVDEAWERILHHAHERTIWARGPVAAAYTVMDKLVDHYFPSLFAIEDELAELENRGSQESVEDLMNQVFDLRSRLLKLRRTVVPMRDLLYRVINSQHVQRTGEHTAYFTDIYDHLLKLTDMIEADREMTADLRDSYISLNSNRMNAIMKTLTVITTVFMPLTLIAGIYGMNFAYMPELGWKFGYGGVLLLMFVLGGSMVAWFVKRGWFK is encoded by the coding sequence ATGATTCGTACACTCGCCATCACACGAGATCATCAGGTCTCCATTAACATTCCCCTGACACAGCTGGACCTGAAGGATTATGCCTGGGTCTGGGCAGATTTCAACCAGCCTTCGGAGGAAGAAAGCCGATTGCTGGATACATATTTTCATTTTCACCCCTTGGCGATCGAGGATTGTCTGCATGTGCTGCAGCGCCCGAAGCTGGATTACTACGACAATTTACAGTTTCTTGTGCTGCATGCGCTTAATCCAACTACACTGGAAGCGGAGGAAGTGGATTTGTTTTTGGGATCGAACTTTCTGGTTTCCTTTCATCATGGTGTACTGGAAGAGGTAGATGAAGCATGGGAGCGCATCCTGCATCATGCACATGAACGCACCATCTGGGCGCGTGGACCGGTGGCTGCAGCTTATACCGTGATGGACAAGCTCGTCGATCATTATTTCCCGTCGCTGTTTGCGATTGAGGATGAACTCGCAGAACTGGAGAACCGGGGCAGTCAGGAATCGGTAGAGGACTTGATGAATCAGGTGTTTGACCTGCGCAGCCGGCTGTTGAAGCTAAGACGAACCGTGGTACCCATGCGGGATCTGCTCTATCGGGTAATCAACTCGCAGCACGTGCAGCGGACGGGTGAGCATACCGCGTATTTTACGGATATCTATGACCATCTGCTGAAGCTGACGGACATGATCGAGGCGGACCGGGAGATGACCGCAGACCTGCGGGACAGTTATATTTCGCTGAATTCCAACCGGATGAACGCCATTATGAAGACACTTACGGTTATAACGACAGTGTTCATGCCGCTGACACTTATCGCGGGAATTTATGGGATGAACTTCGCCTATATGCCGGAGCTTGGGTGGAAGTTTGGGTACGGTGGAGTGCTGCTTCTGATGTTTGTACTGGGTGGCAGCATGGTGGCATGGTTTGTGAAGCGCGGATGGTTTAAATAA